From a region of the Primulina eburnea isolate SZY01 chromosome 7, ASM2296580v1, whole genome shotgun sequence genome:
- the LOC140835718 gene encoding uncharacterized protein, which yields MEESSNYTVDEDKFLCHIYLDVSQDPIIGISQSRTQFWSRIAEKYNKERRSDLHPRPQRSVEKRMGNILTFVACMRGCIRQIENLKPSGASEQVIMNRAKVLYVQDSKDNKPFSFYHVWDIVKDCEKLSGDKISITKKSKLCATNLDTSQSDTPAEESPQSGSPSFSAFAIYLNDDNIDDSFQRPIGVKKVKLKKKRDEDISQIQRTNGRTTSRTFGCFETRNR from the exons ATGGAAGAAAGTTCAAACTACACCGTTGATGAAGATAAGTTTTTGTGTCATATTTATCTTGATGTTTCACAGGATCCCATTATAGGTATAAGTCAATCGAGAACTCAATTCTGGTCTCGGATTGCTGAGAAATACAACAAAGAAAGAAGAAGTGATTTACATCCACGACCTCAAAGATCAGTTGAGAAGCGCATGGGAAACATCCTCACTTTTGTTGCTTGTATGAGAGGATGCATTCGACAAATTGAAAACCTCAAGCCTAGTGGTGCATCTGAACAAGTTATC ATGAACCGCGCAAAAGTACTGTATGTACAAGACAGTAAAGATAACAAACCATTTTCATTTTATCATGTGTGGGATATTGTGAAGGATTGTGAAAAACTTTCAGGAGATAAAATTTCGATAACCAAAAAATCTAAACTATGTGCTACTAATCTGGATACTTCACAGTCTGATACTCCAGCTGAAGAATCGCCACAATCAGGTTCACCTAGCTTCTCTGCATTTGCAATATATTTAAATGACGACAATATTGATGACAGTTTTCAAAGACCAATTGGAGTGAAAAAAGtcaaattgaagaagaaaagagatgAAGATATTTCTCAAATTCAGCGTACAAATGGAAGAACAACATCGCGAACTTTTGGATGTTTTGAAACAAGGAACCGTTGA